Within Nocardia fluminea, the genomic segment CGTCCAGCAGTGACTTGGACCGGGCCACATCCAGGGCGAGATCCGCCGACAGGTCGGTGTAGCCGGGAGTCGTGTGCGAGAGGATGCCCGTGGCGGGCACTGTTCCGCTGGCGAAGACCGCTTCCACGACCTGACGCCGGTCGACCGCCGCCTGAATCGCCTTGCGCACCTGCGCATCACGCAGGATCGGCCGAGAGTTGTTGAGACCGAGGTTGAACACCGCTCCCGGATGGGATCGGGTGAGCAGGGAGATGCCCGACGCCTTCAACCCGGCTTCGTCGGCTCGACCGAGGCCGGTGGCGACGTCGAGCTGCCCGGACTGCACACTGCCCGCACGCACCCCGGATTCGGGGATGACGGTGAACTCGATGGAGTCGAGGTAGGCCTCACCCTGCTTGCTCCACAACGGCGAGCCCCACCCGTAGCCGACCCGCTTGGTGATCGTGATCGACTGATTGGGAACGTATTTCGACAACACGAAAGGCCCGGAGCCGATCACGCCGTCGCTGCAGCGCTGCTGAGGCGTCTTCGCCGCGTCGGCGGTCGAGATCAGGCCGAGTGCGGCGGTCGAGGTTGCCTGCAGGAACTGCGCGTTGGGCTGTTCGAAGGTGACCTTGGCGGTGTGCTCGTCGATCACCTCCGTACCGACGTACCCGGTGACATAGCCCTTGGACAGGATGGCGAGCGCGCCCAGCTTCGGGATCGCATCGAAATTCGCCTTCACCACTTGCGCGTTCAGCGGAGTGCCGTCGCTGAAGGTGACGTCGGACCGCAGCCGGAAGGTGAACGACTTGGCGTCGGGGCTGACCTCCCAGCTCTGCGCCAGCCACGGCACCGGCCGACCGGTAGCCGGATCCTGGTCGGTCAGCGAATCGACCGTCTCGCGCAGCGAATACAGGGTGTCGCTGCTGCCGACCTGCTGGGGATCGACGCAGCCCGCGTCGGAGGCCACCGAGAACCGCAGCGTGCCACCGGATCTCGGTGGTCCGGCATCGCCGCCTCGGTCGCCACCGGTGCCACAGGCCCCGGTGAACAGGGTGACCGCGGCCGCCGACACCACGGCACAGCGAATCGACTTCGAACGCACAACACTGCTCACGCCAGAATTCCTCTGTCTACTGCCCGGATTCACGTGGGACTCACGGCGGGCGACACGACGAAACATTTCACAGGTCGAAATACCCGGTCAACAATTCCGATCACCTCGCTCGAAATACATCGTCGCACCGAATAGCGCGGTACACCATCGGACGGTGTCGGGCACCGTGCTAGCTTCGCACCGTGTCGATAATCGAACGACGCGCCGCGCGATGTGTTGTCGTCCGGCAGAGAAAGGACCGACGTGACCGCTGTACAGGACAATCTGCTCGCCACGATCGAAGC encodes:
- a CDS encoding ABC transporter substrate-binding protein encodes the protein MSSVVRSKSIRCAVVSAAAVTLFTGACGTGGDRGGDAGPPRSGGTLRFSVASDAGCVDPQQVGSSDTLYSLRETVDSLTDQDPATGRPVPWLAQSWEVSPDAKSFTFRLRSDVTFSDGTPLNAQVVKANFDAIPKLGALAILSKGYVTGYVGTEVIDEHTAKVTFEQPNAQFLQATSTAALGLISTADAAKTPQQRCSDGVIGSGPFVLSKYVPNQSITITKRVGYGWGSPLWSKQGEAYLDSIEFTVIPESGVRAGSVQSGQLDVATGLGRADEAGLKASGISLLTRSHPGAVFNLGLNNSRPILRDAQVRKAIQAAVDRRQVVEAVFASGTVPATGILSHTTPGYTDLSADLALDVARSKSLLDAAGWQVGSDGIRRKDGTRLSLTVVWFNNSQNTRAALELVQQQLKVVGVELQLQELQVTQFPALLGSGDFDGLWGGDLSRADPDCLRTLYSTQQVNAYRLPPSELDGLLTAQAAEADPVKRAPLVEQAQQLVVRNAYVIPVVELETVLAAAPTVHGLTFESSSRTRLHDTWRS